The window TAAAAATTCCGCTGCTTTAGGTGATAATACTGCGGGTCAATGTGCATCATTATACATTATATTAAATAATGCCAAAGTAAAAACAAGCGAAGAAACAAAAAAAAGCATTCAAAAAAGCAAGGTTCAAAACCCACCTAAAAATGAAACCCCACATAAAATAAGTCAAAAAAACTTGGATTCAGATGATATTCCTGCAATTCATCTAAATCTACAAATTCACATTTCTCCAGAAGCAAATTCAGAGCAAATAGAAACAATTTTTAGTAATTTAGCAAAATATATATATAGAAAATAAAATGAAATATAAAGACCTATTTCAACTTTTTTATGATACAAGTAGTATAATTAAAGCCTCACCTTTTGGAAAAGAAAAAAATAAAAAAGAAAAAGAAAAATCCTTTACTTTAAGAGATTTTATAAATGATTCTGGTTTGTTAAAAGTAGTTGAAAAACTATTTAATGATGGACATCATGCGAGAGCAGTTGAAGAAGCGTTTAAGTTTTTAAATAATTACATTAAAAAAATTGCTAAAGTATCTGAAGATGGGGCAAGTTTAATGCGAAAAGTCTTTAGTGTGAATAACCCAATTATTAAGTTAAATTCAGGAAGTAATCAATCTGAAAACGATGAACAACAAGGTTATATGGATATATTCGCTGGTTGTATGATGGGGATACGGAATCCAAGAGTGCATGAGCATGATTGGGAAGATCCTCAAGACCGTGCAATTCAATTATTATTAATAGCAGATCATTTATTAGATAAAGTAAAAAGTGTAATAAAATAATCTGTTATAATTTTATTTTATTTTTGGGCAGGAGAGCGTGTTTTATCTGTAATATTTGACATCCGGTTTTAAAGTTAGTATACTTTCATAAAACCATAGGAGTTTTTTTATGAAAGGAAACGAAAAATTAATCGGGGTTCTCAATTC of the Brevinematales bacterium genome contains:
- a CDS encoding TIGR02391 family protein — encoded protein: MKYKDLFQLFYDTSSIIKASPFGKEKNKKEKEKSFTLRDFINDSGLLKVVEKLFNDGHHARAVEEAFKFLNNYIKKIAKVSEDGASLMRKVFSVNNPIIKLNSGSNQSENDEQQGYMDIFAGCMMGIRNPRVHEHDWEDPQDRAIQLLLIADHLLDKVKSVIK